A portion of the Streptomyces sp. NBC_01335 genome contains these proteins:
- a CDS encoding winged helix-turn-helix transcriptional regulator: MEIIASKWSMVTLFALTDGPLRHGELVELSGGISRKVLTQTLRRLQANGLVERHAYAEAPPRVEYSLTDLGRTLEEPIRMLTAWARENGEAVVAHREADEATG; the protein is encoded by the coding sequence ATGGAGATCATCGCGAGCAAGTGGTCCATGGTCACGCTCTTCGCGCTGACGGACGGCCCTTTGCGCCACGGCGAGTTGGTCGAACTGAGCGGTGGAATCTCGCGCAAGGTGCTGACCCAGACGCTTCGCCGCCTCCAGGCGAACGGACTCGTCGAACGGCACGCGTACGCCGAGGCTCCGCCGCGCGTGGAGTACAGCCTGACCGATCTCGGGCGGACCCTGGAGGAGCCCATCAGAATGCTCACCGCATGGGCGCGGGAGAACGGCGAGGCGGTCGTCGCCCATCGGGAAGCAGACGAGGCCACCGGGTAG